The following are encoded in a window of Pseudomonadota bacterium genomic DNA:
- the queA gene encoding tRNA preQ1(34) S-adenosylmethionine ribosyltransferase-isomerase QueA — protein LVLNDSKVLPARLKATKDTGGIIDILLVERISDNRWFCLANGVKRGVTELRVSVGNVEAGLTKGEGFWVIEFFYDGDIYDIIKKYGKMPLPPYIKRKENDGSIDFDRYQTVYAEALGSIAAPTAGFHFTHELLDRIKGMGINIVKITLHIGVGTFFLVKKRNIEEHVMHSEYYHITHDARTYIKRTKAQGRRIVACGTSVVRALETLSMENGNTPPTGKTRLFIYPNYRFKMVDALITNFHLPRSTPLLLVSAFAGKEEIFRCYREALKRGYRFYSYGDAMFIC, from the coding sequence CTTGTATTGAATGATAGCAAGGTGTTGCCAGCAAGACTGAAGGCCACAAAGGATACCGGAGGTATCATCGACATTCTACTTGTTGAAAGGATAAGTGATAACCGGTGGTTTTGCCTTGCAAATGGCGTGAAGAGAGGGGTAACAGAATTAAGGGTTTCTGTTGGTAATGTTGAGGCAGGCCTGACAAAAGGTGAGGGTTTTTGGGTAATTGAGTTTTTTTATGATGGTGATATCTATGATATTATAAAGAAATATGGGAAAATGCCACTTCCTCCCTATATAAAGAGGAAGGAAAACGATGGTTCTATTGATTTTGACAGGTATCAGACGGTTTATGCAGAAGCGTTAGGTTCTATTGCAGCCCCGACTGCTGGTTTTCATTTTACCCATGAATTGCTTGACAGAATAAAAGGGATGGGTATCAATATAGTAAAGATTACCCTCCATATCGGGGTTGGGACATTTTTTCTTGTAAAAAAACGGAATATAGAAGAGCACGTGATGCACAGTGAGTACTACCATATTACTCATGATGCAAGGACATATATTAAGCGTACGAAGGCTCAAGGGAGGAGGATTGTGGCCTGCGGGACAAGTGTGGTAAGGGCATTAGAAACGCTCTCCATGGAAAATGGGAATACACCACCTACAGGAAAGACCCGGCTATTCATCTATCCTAACTACAGATTTAAAATGGTGGATGCATTAATTACTAACTTCCATTTGCCAAGGTCTACGCCGCTTCTCCTTGTTTCTGCTTTTGCCGGGAAGGAAGAGATATTCAGATGCTACAGGGAAGCCCTGAAAAGGGGTTATAGATTTTACAGTTATGGAGATGCGATGTTTATTTGTTAA
- the tgt gene encoding tRNA guanosine(34) transglycosylase Tgt, whose translation MKTIEILKEDGLARQGILKTEHGDVETPVFMPVATQGTVKATTHKDLKEMGIKMILANAYHLYLRPGDGLIKEMGGIHRLSGWDGAILTDSGGYQLFSLGVLREIKEDGVLFQSHIDGSKHFLSPERVMEIQENIGADIYMCLDECVSYPSSYEYTDASVELTSRWAKRCRDAKTDNGALLFGIVQGGFYKPLRMKSAHDLIGMDFDGYALGGLSVGEPKSIMWDMVDTIIELFPRNKPRYLMGLGFPDDIVEGVRRGIDMFDCVIPTRLARNGNLFTWNGRINIKNAKYTRDERPVDDGCECYTCKTFSRAYLRHLLVSHELTSFYLNTLHNMYFYSDLLKKVREAISKGMFEIFYDDFKTKWKGGELQDEYSVCNG comes from the coding sequence ATGAAGACCATTGAAATTTTGAAAGAGGATGGACTTGCAAGACAGGGCATCCTTAAAACAGAACACGGGGATGTGGAAACCCCGGTATTTATGCCAGTAGCAACCCAGGGTACAGTGAAGGCTACTACCCATAAAGATTTAAAGGAGATGGGAATAAAGATGATTCTTGCAAATGCATACCATCTTTATCTCAGGCCTGGTGACGGTCTTATAAAGGAAATGGGAGGTATTCACAGATTATCAGGGTGGGATGGAGCAATCCTTACAGACAGCGGGGGATACCAGCTTTTCAGCCTTGGTGTTCTGCGGGAGATCAAGGAGGACGGGGTTTTGTTCCAGTCTCATATAGACGGGTCAAAACACTTTCTCTCCCCGGAAAGGGTGATGGAGATACAGGAAAATATAGGTGCAGATATATACATGTGTCTTGACGAATGTGTTTCCTATCCTTCATCTTATGAGTATACAGATGCCTCTGTTGAACTTACTTCCCGGTGGGCAAAAAGGTGCAGGGATGCAAAAACTGATAATGGGGCATTATTGTTCGGGATAGTTCAGGGTGGTTTTTATAAACCGTTGAGAATGAAGTCTGCTCATGATTTGATAGGAATGGATTTCGATGGTTACGCTCTCGGAGGGTTAAGCGTTGGGGAACCCAAAAGTATCATGTGGGATATGGTAGATACAATTATAGAACTCTTCCCCCGTAACAAGCCGAGGTATCTCATGGGCCTTGGTTTTCCAGATGATATTGTGGAAGGGGTAAGAAGGGGGATAGATATGTTTGATTGCGTAATCCCAACAAGACTTGCAAGGAACGGAAATTTGTTTACATGGAATGGAAGGATAAACATAAAGAATGCAAAGTATACGAGGGATGAAAGGCCTGTAGATGACGGGTGCGAATGTTATACCTGCAAAACGTTTTCAAGGGCCTACCTTAGACATCTCCTTGTATCTCATGAACTCACAAGTTTCTATCTGAATACGCTCCATAACATGTATTTTTATAGTGATTTGCTGAAAAAGGTGAGAGAAGCGATCAGCAAGGGAATGTTCGAAATATTTTATGATGATTTTAAAACTAAATGGAAGGGAGGTGAGCTACAGGATGAATATAGCGTATGCAATGGGTAG